Proteins encoded in a region of the Nicotiana tomentosiformis chromosome 9, ASM39032v3, whole genome shotgun sequence genome:
- the LOC138898575 gene encoding uncharacterized protein: MGWWETYERHRPIGVVPLIWKKFSVLFLKKFVPRIEELRRQFDQLRQDGMYMMEYEMRFSELACHVVWLVLTDRERIKRFIDGLTYQLQLLMTPERVSGATFDIARQIEMVCSQEHGEREANRPRGPGDFSDVPSGGQVYHGRGCPYRHTQTGRPVHRGASSGQGSYNSHQG; encoded by the exons atggg atggtgggagacttatgagaggcacAGGCCTATCGGTGTTGTACCACTTATATGGAAGaaattctccgttctctttttaaAGAAGTTTGTGCCACGcatagaggagctgcgcagacagtttgaccagttacgtcaggatggtatGTATATGATggagtacgagatgagattttctgagttggcttgtcacgtagtttggttggttctcactgatagggagaggattaagaggttcattgatggcctcacatatcagctacaGTTACTTATGACTCcagagagagtatctggtgctacttttgatattgctcggcagatagagatggtctgtaGCCAAGAGcatggagagagggaggctaataggcctcgtggtccaggtgatttcagcgatgttccttcagggggtcaggtTTATCACGGTAGGGGTTGTCCTTATAGACACACTCAGAcaggtcgtccagttcaccgtggtgcatcatccggcCAGGGTTCATATAATTCTCATCAGGgttag